The Patescibacteria group bacterium genome contains a region encoding:
- the obgE gene encoding GTPase ObgE: MFLDEVSISIRAGKGGAGAIAFHREKYVTRGGPDGGHGGHGGNVLIRATANRNTLYHFKGVKLFAAGNGEGGAGNLCAGKAGADLVLEVPVGTTVLESGKSVADLVSDGQTFLAARGGLGGKGNSNFCSSTRQAPRFAELGEPGEAKDLKFELKLLADIGIIGLPSVGKSTLISVVSAARPKIAEYHFTTLTPNLGVVSHRGENFVVSDMPGLIRGASHGKGLGHQFLKHAERVRFFWHLVDATSKSPLTDYKVIREELRKFNPALAEKPEVLVLSKTDLVDTKTLVSLRKKFMEKNKVKIFEICAPIHEGVEELLNFSLEVLAKTKAAEPQIEIELPVFRPHLEQKSKSFTVTKKNKKLFIVDGPRLNQIVVMSDMTNPEAIARVQDVLVKFGANRELARAGAEPGAKIEIAGKIFEWWGQ; this comes from the coding sequence ATGTTTTTAGATGAAGTCTCAATCTCGATTCGAGCAGGCAAAGGCGGAGCCGGTGCAATTGCCTTTCACCGGGAAAAATATGTCACGAGAGGTGGACCGGACGGCGGACACGGCGGACACGGCGGCAATGTCTTGATCCGCGCGACCGCCAACCGCAACACGCTTTACCATTTCAAAGGTGTGAAACTTTTTGCCGCGGGCAACGGCGAAGGCGGCGCGGGCAATCTCTGTGCCGGCAAAGCTGGCGCGGATTTGGTACTCGAAGTCCCCGTCGGAACGACCGTCCTCGAAAGTGGCAAGTCGGTCGCGGATTTGGTGAGCGACGGTCAAACTTTTCTCGCGGCGCGTGGCGGACTCGGCGGCAAAGGCAATTCCAATTTTTGCAGCTCGACGCGCCAAGCGCCCCGTTTCGCGGAACTCGGCGAGCCTGGCGAGGCAAAAGATTTGAAGTTCGAATTGAAATTACTCGCCGACATCGGAATCATCGGTCTGCCGAGCGTCGGCAAAAGCACCTTGATTTCAGTCGTTTCTGCAGCGCGCCCAAAAATTGCCGAATACCATTTCACGACGCTCACACCGAATCTCGGTGTCGTCTCCCACCGTGGCGAAAATTTCGTCGTCTCGGACATGCCGGGGCTCATCCGTGGCGCGAGCCACGGCAAAGGACTCGGTCACCAATTTTTGAAACACGCCGAGCGCGTGCGGTTTTTTTGGCACCTCGTCGATGCGACGAGCAAGTCGCCGCTGACGGATTACAAAGTCATTCGCGAGGAGCTGCGCAAATTCAATCCGGCGCTGGCGGAAAAGCCGGAGGTTTTGGTTTTGTCGAAAACTGACCTGGTCGACACGAAGACACTCGTCAGTTTGCGCAAGAAATTTATGGAGAAAAATAAGGTGAAAATCTTTGAAATTTGTGCGCCCATCCATGAAGGTGTTGAGGAGCTGCTGAATTTTTCACTTGAAGTTTTGGCGAAAACGAAAGCGGCCGAGCCGCAAATTGAAATCGAGCTGCCGGTCTTCCGCCCGCATCTCGAGCAAAAATCCAAGTCTTTTACTGTGACAAAAAAGAACAAGAAGCTTTTCATCGTCGACGGTCCGCGGCTGAATCAGATTGTCGTGATGTCAGACATGACCAATCCAGAAGCGATTGCGCGCGTCCAAGATGTGCTCGTGAAATTCGGCGCGAATCGCGAACTCGCGCGCGCCGGTGCCGAACCGGGTGCGAAGATCGAGATTGCCGGAAAAATATTCGAGTGGTGGGGACAATAA
- a CDS encoding four helix bundle protein has product MDKNELKDRTKKFALRIIKLVEKLPQNIAAWTIGKQLIRSGTSVAANYRAVCLAKSRADFIAKLGIVVEEADESIFWLELIIESKIMPSKLLEPLLQEAKEITAIMVASKKSASKKQS; this is encoded by the coding sequence TTGGACAAAAACGAACTAAAAGATCGAACAAAAAAGTTCGCCCTGAGAATAATTAAGCTAGTCGAAAAACTTCCGCAAAACATAGCCGCTTGGACAATTGGTAAACAATTAATTCGCTCAGGAACATCAGTTGCAGCAAATTATCGTGCTGTTTGCTTAGCGAAATCTCGCGCTGATTTCATCGCAAAACTTGGGATTGTCGTCGAAGAAGCAGATGAAAGTATTTTTTGGCTGGAATTAATTATTGAAAGTAAAATAATGCCAAGTAAATTATTAGAACCACTTTTACAGGAAGCCAAAGAAATCACCGCAATTATGGTCGCGTCGAAAAAATCCGCCTCCAAAAAGCAATCTTAA
- the pth gene encoding aminoacyl-tRNA hydrolase: protein MKLVIGLGNPEKDYGKTRHNFGFRAVDFLAEKLGFPELKLEKKFKAEVTEKTIRGEKVFLVKPQTFMNLSGETVAALLNFYKPKLDNFLVIFDDVDLPFGKIRFREGGSAGGHNGVKSLIQHFGTANFARLRLGIANDLLGVMPTDEFVLGKFMPGEETEIPEILEKASEVVEKFLQAGAENLTISE, encoded by the coding sequence ATGAAATTAGTCATTGGACTTGGCAATCCCGAAAAAGACTACGGCAAGACGCGACATAATTTCGGCTTCCGCGCTGTCGATTTTTTGGCGGAGAAACTTGGATTTCCCGAGCTTAAATTAGAGAAAAAGTTCAAAGCCGAAGTGACGGAAAAGACGATTCGCGGAGAAAAAGTCTTCCTCGTGAAGCCGCAAACTTTCATGAATCTCTCCGGCGAGACAGTCGCCGCCCTGCTGAATTTTTACAAGCCGAAGCTCGATAATTTTTTGGTGATTTTCGACGATGTAGATTTGCCCTTCGGCAAAATAAGATTTCGCGAAGGCGGCTCCGCCGGCGGACATAACGGCGTGAAGAGTTTAATTCAGCATTTCGGGACAGCGAATTTCGCCCGGCTGCGACTCGGTATCGCGAATGATTTGCTCGGTGTGATGCCGACTGATGAATTCGTTTTGGGGAAATTCATGCCTGGCGAAGAAACAGAGATTCCGGAAATTCTGGAGAAAGCGAGCGAAGTGGTAGAAAAATTTTTGCAAGCTGGCGCGGAAAATTTAACAATTTCGGAATGA